A region of the Sarcophilus harrisii chromosome 3, mSarHar1.11, whole genome shotgun sequence genome:
ATCCAAACTTTTTGGGCCCGGTAAGGTTTCGGGGGGCCTCTGCGAAAAGGGGCCTTTCCCCCAGCCCGGGCCGGGGGGGGCCCCCCAAAACATAAAAGGTGGAGGGAGGCCTGGGGGGTTTTGGGGAGGCCGGAAAGGAGAAAAAGGTCTCAGGGCGGGGCCCCCGGGGGGAGGCCCAAGGAGGGGAGGGATTTCCTTCCCAAAACAAATGGGAGGGAGGGTTGGGGGACCTGGGGGGGGACCCTAAAACGGGTGTGGGAGGGGGGGCGAGGCCTgtcagttttttggggggaacaaCCCGGGTTGGGTTTCCTAGGGGGGCGGACCCAAGGGgttgggtggggggggggctgggggcccgggtcttgggggggggggggggccaggaATGGTTTGTGGAAGGGGGGCTAACCCAGAACATTTGGGTTGGGGGGGCGAGGCCCGAAGGTATTTGGGGGGGCGGGGCTGGGCCTGGGGGGTTTTGAGGGGGGCGAGGCCGGACAAATGTTGGGGGGGGAGGCCCAGGCAGGGGGAGGGCGGGGGAGGCCAGGAAGGGTTTTAGGGGGGGGGGGAccaaggggaaggggggggggggggcgggaccCAAAAGCGGGTTGAGGGGGGGCTGAACCCCAAACCGGGGTTTTAGGGGGGGCGggaaaaaagtgggggggggggcggggtgggCCAGAAGCAGGGGGAAGGGCCCGAGGATGGGAGGTGGCCGGGGCGGGCCGAGGACCTAAGAATCGGGGGGAGGAAGGGCCGGGCCCGGGAGGTCTTGGGGGTTGAGGGGGGCTGGGGGCCGGGGAAGCGGGTTGGAGGGGCGGGTGGACCGGGGCCGTTGGTGTGGGGGGGGGTGGGAAACCCCGGAGGggttttgtggggggggggggtgggttGGGGAAAAGGGGCTGGCCTAAGTGGGTGTTTGGGGGGGGAACCaggagggttggggggggggggcccaggAGGTGTGGTGGGGGGAGGGGCGAACCAGGGCGGGGTGAGGGGGTGAGGATGGAAGGgttggtgggggggaggggctaAGGGAAGGGGGTTTGGTGGAGGGGGGGCCCAGAGGCATGTgttggagggggggaggaagagaagggggtgggggggcccgaggaggggtggggagggagggtgaggaaagaagggggggggagggggggggaaaggaaggggtaGGGGCGGATAGGACCGAGAGCGGTTGGGGGGAGGGGCGAGGAAGGGATTTGGGGTTGGGGAAGGGGCTGAGGACCAGAGGGGTGGGGAGGGACGGGCTGaggggagaggtggggaggggggggcgaACCcaacaaaggggggggggggggctgaggacCAGGAGAGGGGTTGGAGGGGAGGGGTAGGCccaggggggagaggggggaggggggcccaGAGGTCAGtgggtggaggggggggggggaggacccAGAAATCAGTTGTTGTGGGGGGGggaattgggggggggaagaatttgggggggaaaggggaaggaagggatgagggagtgggggggagaaAGAATTTTGAGGGTGGGGGAGGGTAAAATTGGGAGGGAGGCCTGATGGGAGGGGGAAACCAACCGGGCCCCCAGGGTAGGGGGGGAGGAAGGTTTAAATGGCCCTTTTGGGCCAGGAAGAGAATCGGGGACCGGAGAGAATAAACAAGGggaagataaagattttttttgattCTGGGGGATCTGGTAAATTAACACCGTTTACGGTTTTAAAGTGTAttacatatgttattttatttggttcTCATATCAACTCTGTGAAGTCCGATAGTTCAAGGATTATTAGCCCATTTTGCAGAAAACTGAATTCAAGTTAAGTTGATTTTATTGATGTCACAATTTCGTGGGAGGAGGTCAGGAAtggaactgagatttgaaccccaCGTAGCTTCTGCAATTCCATTAATTATGTAAGGAGGTGAAAACTTTAATACTTAACACATTTAGACCAACTTTCtttagaaagaatttttgttttcagaGGAGTTAATCATCACCTGAAGGTTTGAAAAGTGCTGCTTTATTATGACCCTGTAGGTAGTAGCAAGTAGTATTATCCCCagcttacaaatgagaaagccaAGATTTACAATAACTTTGAGTTCTTTTGTTTATAGAACAAAGAAGCATACTTTACAATGAAAGCATAGTATAAACTCTTAAGTATGAGGGCTAGGACTTTAGTTCACAAGccgttttttatattttttaaagtttacttaACTTAGAAAATTACTTCCCAGTCCTGCCCGGAAAACTTATAGGAACCCTTAACATGTTCTTTGGGAGGGAGATTCCCCATTCTAATGTCACTGGTTAGATAAATGTGTAGGTAGATGAATATTAAGCACTCATTATATGCTGGTTTTGTACTAAGTATTGGGGATATTAATATAATTGAGCAATACAAACTTtacctaccttcaaggagcttatattctaatggaggaagatcACTTTTTGGAAAGTTACTTAAGTTAGGGGGAGAGAATACCCTGAGAGTGCCCTTTTTAGGAAGTTGAAGTACGAAAACTGGAAACCTGCTTTGAAGGTTCGATGCGGcccttcaaacttttaaaaaaagaggccCTTCGTCCCTGACTGTTGGAGGGGactatgaaaacaaaaacttttttgtgggcctttaaaaaagaaacttaagccctgggtgagggggatgtCCTTGACGATCGGTCCACAGGGAAGTTTGGAGGACCCGGAGAGGTCTGATAGAGAAAATATGGAAGATATAGACGGAGGATCCTGGGGTAACAAACTTATTTAGGGAAGGGACAGAGTCTGTTGTTCTGGTGAGGAAGTGGTAGATTAGAGATGGTGTTTGAGGTAGAAAAGTTGCAGTGATGAAATGGCCAGGAATTGGCTGGGATGTAGTTGGGATTGGGATGGTTTAGTTCAGTCAATTATAACTGCAGAATATGAAAGAGTTGGACTGAATTGGTAGCCTTGGGCCATGATAACATTAGAAATAGTATCTTATAATTTAAGGTTTACTTGATGACCTCAGAGTAGTACTTAAAATCTCTGCCTTGTTTGCTCTTTGAGATCTGGGTTACTTTTGATTTTTCATGCACAGCTTATCATCACTTTAACTTTGACTTGTGGAAGTCAAAGTGATGCGGGAGAAAATACCCATCAGGTCAAAATTGTAATCTTTACATTGTCACAGTGTTTTTCAGGTAACAGATCTATGACTTCTCCAGTGAACCTGCTACTCAATAAATAGACTTTTCTATCCTTGTATGTTCTTAATGTGTAAGAAATATTGATCATTGGCATGAAGTCATCCAAGTTCTTTGTTCTGTATTCCAAACTCTACTCACTTTCACTCATCCCAAAcataggaagaaaataagcacttATTGAGTGTTTACTAATTGTCAAGCCTTGGGctactttacaagtattatctcatttaatattataACTTTGGGAGGTATAGGGACTtttactatccctattttacttggggaaattgaggtaggtagagattttaaatgatttgccccaggGTCACAATAGCTATTGTCTTGAGTacagagttgaactcagatcttcctgactccaggatctaGTGGCTTAACAGTTggaaaattttgtcatttctatcttcataacaacttttttacttcataaatatattttattttttccaattaaatataaattttccaattacatataaaaacaattttttaacatttaaaaaaattttttgagttccaaattctcttctctccctccccttatcCCTCATtcagaaggtaagcaatttgataggtCTACCAGCTTCTTTCCACTCAACATAGCCAGCCAACCTCTTGTTGGGGCCCTTATCACTTCTTGCTGAgacaattataatatataaataaatttataaatataaatataaactttctAATTGGTTTTACTCTCTCAAGCCTCTTTCTACATAAAACCACTAAGTGGTGTTTCTAAAGCACAGGCTTCACCATTTTACTTCTCTTGATCCCATGTTATAAATGCTAGTTAGTTCCCTTTTACTTTCAAGTacaaatataaagttctttgttCAGAATTTAATTTACATCTTTTAACTCTTTTCACATTTTACTCCTATGTATTCTGTGATTTAgctatattgggttacttgctgttCCCCTCCTTATATTCTATTTCCTATCTTTTTGATAGGCCTTTGCCCTGTCTTTCACCCATTTTTAGAATGTTCTTTCtcatatgtgttttttaaaaagcctggcTTCCTTCACAACTCAGCTCAAATACTGCTTTCTACAGTTTCCTGGACcatatttaaatacttaataaatgcttattaatacttcataataaattcatatataacCTGAATATTGAAGGTTATACcataaaaaattacatgaaaatcAGATCAGATACTTATCACAGCTCTGGCTAAGGAATTCttctcacatttaaaaaaaaattttaatttccccagttacatgtaaaaacattttggggagattatacatgtacattcatatttttttcatatttccttatgaatcatgttgggagagaaaaatcagaacaaaaaggaaaaaccatgagagagaggaggaaaaaaaaaagaaaagtaaacatatactatgttgatttatatttagtctccGTGTAGGTTTCTCTCTGGATAGTAATGTCATttcccatccaaagtttattgggattgccttggatcactgaaacactgGGAAGAACCacatttcatagttgatcattgcacagtctTGCCAttgctgtgtatgatgttttcctgcttctccttgtttcactcagtttcagttcatataaatctttccaggcctttctaaatcttgtccattttttatagaacaataatattccattatgtgtgtatatatgtgttattcagctattccctaattgctgggtgtctactcattttccagttctttgccaccacaaaaagctgctacaaacatttttgtacatgtgggtcaaacatttttgtacatgtgggtccatttccctctttcatgacttctttggaatacagaccctgtagtggcactgctagatcacagtgtatgtacaattttataaccctttgggcatagctacAAATTGCTatacagaatgattggatcaattcacaactcgacaaacaatgcattagtatcccatttatcatcttttcctgtcattttacacAATCTGAGATGGGTGAGGtatgtggtacctcagaatttaaatttgcatttctccccttaagtcaggagcacctgagatcaaatctggtctcaggaacttaacacttcctagctgtgtgagtcacttaaccccatttgcctcagagaaaaaaaaaattgcatttccctaatcagcaattaaaagcattttttcatgactatagatgggttttaatttcatttgaatattgtctgctcatattctttggccatataatcaattggggaatgacttgtattttataaatttgactcagttctttatagatataggcctcatttctaaaatttcttctcttgattgatagaaaaatgtttgtatcagatATCTTTGATAAGCGTTTAATATTATTAAGCTATAGAGGCAACAGAAATATGCGACCAAAAGTTATATTTCAGTTCATATTTAAAAAGTGCTTGAAAAGAATTGCATATTATTACCAGCCAGAAGAAAGACTACTGGCACATTAATgataagtataaattaaaataactcatcCATCAAATTGGCAAAGGTGACACAAGAAGAGAATAGTTAATGCTGGAGGTATTAGGGAAAAACAGCAATATATTAAGACTTTGTTAAAGCCTGCATTTAAGCTAgtcattctggaaatcaatttagaATCAAGCTAAGGAATGACAAAAATTTCCCCATTCTGTGACCTAGAGATTCCACTGCTAAGCATATAATcctgcatatatgtgtgtatgttgtaaatttttttgcattaaagAATTTGAACACTTTCTGCACCactaaagtcagatttaatcagttggaaaaatatcaagtgctcatgggtagcctgagcaaatataataaaaatgacaatgctacctaaattaatctttagtgccataccaatcaagcttccagtaaattattttatagacctagaaaaaataacaaagtttatctggaagaacagaaggttaagaatttcaagggaattaatgggaaaaatgctaatgaaggtggtcTATCTGTGCTAGACCTAAAACTTTATcataaagcagaggtcatcaaaaccatttggtactggctatgaaatagtcaatcagtggaatataggttcataagacaaaataataactatagcagtcaagtgtttgacaaatctaaagaccccaagatgggaaaattggaagctaatatggcagaaattaggcattgtacctaacaccatataccaagatatggtcaaaatagattcataatttagacataaagaatgatattataagcaaattaaaagaagataggatagtttacttgtcagatctgcggagaaggaaggaatttgtgatcaaagaagaaatggaattcGTTATTGATGGGGGGATATGGATAGGCAAGTTGTGGTGTGGTATTTAAGGTAAGGGAATATTAACTGCTCTGTAAGAAGTGATGAATCTGACAAATATAGGGAGAAACTTGGGAAAATGTAtagcaaaatgaagtaaaaaacagaaaaacactgGGCTTAGTGTAGATaaaggcatgggggaagggaaagaagttaATAAAGCACCTGCTGTGCACCAGaaactttacaaacatctcatttggttctcaaaaTGATCCTAGGagggtaggtactattattacagTTGAGGACTGAGGCAAacaacagttaagtgacttttcctggGTCTGAGAAAGTATTTCAAGTTAGGTCTTTTTAACTCTGGGCTCAGTATTCTAAGCAGTGTGCCACCTCCTgtttacaacaatgtaaataaaaacaaaacaaatgaaactgaatgtTGTAAATGTTATGACTAAACTTGTCTCccaaagaagatatatatatgaaaaggatATATTGTCTTCTTTGTAGAGGTGGGGGACTATGGATGTGGAATGGTTTatataatttcagattttttttaaagtgctgattagttttgctgaatcaGTTTCCCTACCCCTCTTTTCTTTGTAAGGGATAGCTCTTGGAAAAAGGATATATTGAGAAATATAGCTGatgtaaaacaaaacataaataaaaaaaaattgaaaaaaagtgtGCTTAAATTTGATCATCTTAAgtgatcacataactagtaagtagtAGCAATGGATGTTTAATTTAGAGcttccccattctttttttttttttttttaatttgttaacgtcaaataaaatgagaatttcatatagaaagtatataataaatgcaacATGTAATTTTCAAAGCAGTACTGCTCATCTGTTTTCTTTCAagatttccttctgtttttttttttttcccctccctttagATCCTTCTGGGAAGTAAGTTTTTCTAATATGTCAACTTGGGAGGTGGAAATATAAATTATGCTTTGTGACTAAGCAGTTAAATGTTAGACCCAGGAGGTTCGATCCAGAAGTAATGGCTTACTTCTCGTAGTATTAGTATTTTTATGTAGAACTCCAACTACCATCTTACAAAATCATATTGCTAAGGATAAGCATTATTAGGTCAGAGGAAGTAGTTATTGACTAATCATCACTACTGTTGGGAAAGACAACTCCAAATATATGAATCTATTGACCATGGCTAATTGTATTAATAGCATCATACATGAAATCTTTATGAAAATTCTGGTTTTGTAATCAGCCTGAATATTTCTAAGGTAGTGGTTCTAAAAGTATGATCTAGAGAATCCTAgggatctctgaaactcttttagaggatctacaaattcaaaaatagtttttatttcaacatggtaaatatctataaatataatccagataaacaaaaccgctttggagagatcctcaataattttaaaagattaaataaagatactgaaaacaaaagtttgagaaccactgttctagggGAATGAAATTGATGGGCTTTATTGGAATAAACTATTCCAAGAAAACTAGCTGTGAAACAGATACGAAATAGTAACAAGGTAGTCCTTGAAGTAAATTGcccagagaaaagaataaaatcaactTAAGTCAGGAGAGACCAGTTCACTAGACTCTGGAACAAAGGGGATATGGAATGTCTGCTTTCCAGCTGATGCTTTATATCTTTAGGTTTgacctccttccccccaatctTTTTCTTCTTAGACTCGATTATCCAATCCTATCACCAGAATGCTGCCTCCAACTCGAGGTGAGAGAGAAACTATTGTTGGTTTTACTCAAAGAAGAGCTCAACCTGTGGGTACCAGGCAGACTGTCATTGCATCATTTTTCACTTCAAAGTCAGGTACTGACCACTGAGGGTAGGGTGATGTGGGGAGGGCAGGGTATTTGGAGTTCACTTTACTTAGTCAAGAAATTGAGAAATGTGTAGGCAACTATTCTTTGATGGAAGGAGCATACACCTGAATTCTGGAACTGACTCTATACCTTTTTTAGGTTTGTGATCTTAAGTAAGCCTCTTAAGATATTTAAGCCTCTTTTTCTCTATGAAATGGGGGGAATCTCATACTATCTACTTTTTGTAGATACCTTGCATTGTATTATGAAggcatcaaataagataatatgtataaaatactttgtaaccataaagaataagtattattattaataagaattGTTATTGCTATTGCAATTGTTAATAATATTGAACCAAAGTAGCCCATACACAATTCTGTAAGAAATATCTTGAGTATCAATAACCACAGGTATTAGCTAAATAAAGATATCTGTGTTATGTATCAGGACAACTTGGCAGCATGGTGcagtagaaagaagggaaattggAAAACCAGAGTTTAGTCCCAGTCCTACTCTTTACTCACTTTGTCACTTTGATCAGTCATATCTCCCTTCTAGATACTAATTTCTCCCTCTATAAAATGTAGGGTTTAGCCTAGATAATGTGTAGTGTCACTTTCAGCTATTAAATCATTATATCAACCAGATATAAACTATAATATCACCAGAAGAGATGAAGTGTCAGTGTAGTTTGGAGAAATTTGTGGTGGTGACTTTCCTTGCCTGAAAATCTTTTAGGTATGTTATTGGTATTGTCATGGTGACCCCTGGAGCCAAAGGCCCTTCCTAAATTATATAtccagttttatatatatatcctgagtatgtatgtgtatgtatgtatgtgtgtatgtatatatatatatatacctcaaatCTCATCCTGAGCTTTCTGGGTATCATTCATTGCCTTTTATCATTGTTTAGCGATCTTAACTTCTTTACAATGCCTGATTGGACtatttttgtaatctctttccaTGAAGCCCTCAATGACAAAGGGGAATTGGTGCTGTCCTTCAATCTGTTCACAAGGGTTGCCCCAAATAGGAGACTTAATATAATCTTTGAGACCTGATGTCATGGATTTGTGTGTGCTTGGCATATCCAGCCAGCACTAAGTAAATATGTAGTCACTATTAAGCAGAACACCATATTTTTGTCCTCCTATAATTCAGCTTAGGTTACCTATAaagtaacattttatattttaatacatgtcATCTGCATGTACACAGTTTTGGAAtgagaaggaaccttagaacatatactgtttggagctggaagagaacaTCTAGTTTAgacccttcattttaaagagataaaatgaagCTCAAGAGAGGTAGTGTGACTTTCCCAAACTGGTCATGGCTAAACCTAAACAAACAAATTAGGGTGTTTTTTGCTTTTAGGCCAGCTTACTTCCCACTCTCCATGTTTCTTgattaatgaaggaaaaataggtTTCAGCAAGTTTTATCTttcattgaaatgaaaaaaaaaagataggtttTTCAACACAATGTCAATTTCTATTTTTGGAAAAATTAGTTTTTCATAATGATCTTGGTATCAACTCACCTggtaaaatggaatttttaaacaTTACAATAATTATATACAGTTTATTGGGAACATCTGTTGTGAAATGCATATGCAGTGTATGAAGAAATCTAGTTGTTTGCAGGCTGACCTTGAGTAGGTTTTAGGAATCCAGAAACTTCCTTTGAAATGCTAAGGACTTTTTCATGGTggcttatttttcaaatatcaagTATTAATAGAAACATGCAGTGGTCTAAATATGCCCGCAGTGATTAAGATGTGTGATTTCAGTCAGACCATTAGACTTTTTCATATATGTTGTCTTTTCAGGAAAGGCAAATGATGGTGGGCAGGGAAGGCCTTCACCTGGTTCATCAAATCAAAGAAATAAGGAACAGAAAAGAGATGTGGTGTGGTTGGATCCTCCTCCATTGTTCCCTGGGGAAGTGTGTGCCCAGTGTCCTGAAACTCCAGCAGCTTCTGTCACTAAGGAATCTCAAGAGCTCATCTGCCTCTCTCCATCTCCCAAGGAGGTTTCTGACTATTGCAGAGAGGCAAAATCAGCTGTGCTCAGTAGCCAAGACCAGAACATTGTAGGTTCTATGGGTGTAGGTTTTGCCTTCACCCCAAACTCTGAAGATTTTTGTATGTTAGCCCATGAAAGAGAGGGTAGGAAAGTACATTGTAGACAAGGGCAAGAGACTAAGTGCCTAATGGATAGggcagaattggaaaagacactattttccaaagaaaacaaacagtTCTGTGACTTTCCCCAAGGCCACCAAGAAGGCAAAGCAGAGAAAGGAAGGGCCAGCACAGGAGGGGACACAGAGTTAGTGGAACAAAATCCCTGTTCTGATCAAGTCTTTTCTTGGGATAGTGAGCAGTACGACACATGCTTGAGAAGCCAGTTGTTCACGGAAGATTCCCAGGGTCAGAGAGTCATTGCTCATCCTTCTCGAGCTGTTCTTCAAGATGTAGCCAACCTTACAAGAAAGCCCCTACATACATCCCTTAATTCTCAGGTTCAGTCCCAAGGCAAGTCTATCCTGGGCATCTCTCAGTTAAATTCCCAGACTGATATGCTCTTTACCCAGGACTCTCAAGGTAACAGAGTTATTAAGCACTGTTTTTGAACTTCTGTTTTAGTGACAGGGCATTAAACCCTTACGTATCCAGATGGTGGAAAAATAACCTACCTTGTGTTGCCATTTGGTTGAGAGTACATAGTGGTCTTGATATGGCCCCAGTTCTAGTTTTGAGAGAATGGAGGCAGTTCAGTATATAGTCTCATCTCAATTTGTGAGCTTTTTCATTGTGAACATGCACTTTCACTTGTTGAGAAAGTAGTTTTGGAAGTGACATATTGGCAGCCACCCTTTCTGAGAGAATTATGGTCTCTTAGCTCTTTTTGGAAGAGAACTACCATATTGATATGAATGTAGGCTACCCCCCGTCTCAATCTAGCTAATATTAAAACTGAGTGTGGCCTATCATTGGTGTTATTTTTCAGTGTATGCCTATGTGCCATTTCCTTTCAAAGAGATCTGTGGAGTGACTGGCATTTATTTAAAGCAAAACACTTCAGTACAGGCTTTTGTTACTCTGCAGAAAACCCGCAGGGTTTGCCTTGGCCTTTCCAAGTGCTTTGTGTCTAACTTCTGGCTTGGTTACAATATGGTTTTACACTCTGGCTGTAATTCCATCAGTGTGCCCCTCATCCACAAATCCCAAGCTTTGCTCTTTTTTGTGTGTTAATTTTAACTTGAGGTGAGAACTGGCTTAAGATTTTGAGCATCAGCTGCAACTCAGGTGGAAAATGTGGTCCTTGATTCTCCTTTATAATTTGTCTTTGATAAACAGATTTCTGAGGAGATATACACAAGTTGACTTATGCTTAACCAAAATTACTCTAGCACTTTGAAATGCTGGGGACAATGGTAGCCTCAGGGGGAAGTGCTGGGATTCAGAAATGTGCACTACTTAGCTTTGTGAAGCAAACTGGGACATGAATTGAGACAGGGATTTAAGTTATTTGTCAATAGTCCCATAGTTTGCCGTTGTGACAAGACAATAATCCAAATCTCTTTACCTCACCACTCAGAAATACCAGATATGTAGAGTAGGTATGTTTCAGGTTTCAAGTAGTCTCCAGAAGAGTAGTACATTTCAGATTTGTATATCATAGAACTGTAATCTCTTCTCTGTTCCAGTTGCCTATTGTCTGTAAATGTGCAATTTGCACAGTCgacaaaattttaaagatcagaagaaaagcaaataaattattctggaaagttaaaaaaaaagttaagttttctggtttgttttatttgattccatattgtttgttgaatgaatttgcaataaaaattttttaaagtggatTTAATTAGATGGTGTCTGGGATACTATTAGTTCAGTGtaacattctgtgattttaaATGAACCCTATCAACATCTTTCCTGGTTTCTAACATTGTTTCTTTATAATAACCTCTAGGTAGAGTCTAGTAGAATTAGAAATCAATGGGGCCTGGATTCTTACGCAGATTAGCAGACTTCCCATCTCTTAAAGGCACACAAGGTTAACTAGAGGTAAAAAATAAGTTTGGATTGGAAGTCCATTTTATCTCCTTTCACCAGTCTAGACTGCAATCCATCTGTTTTGTGGTCTTCTGCTTCCTTATTTTGAAAGAAACTTAGGTCCAGAAAAGTTAATTTACTTGAGATTTAGACAT
Encoded here:
- the AUNIP gene encoding aurora kinase A and ninein-interacting protein, whose translation is MLPPTRGERETIVGFTQRRAQPVGTRQTVIASFFTSKSGKANDGGQGRPSPGSSNQRNKEQKRDVVWLDPPPLFPGEVCAQCPETPAASVTKESQELICLSPSPKEVSDYCREAKSAVLSSQDQNIVGSMGVGFAFTPNSEDFCMLAHEREGRKVHCRQGQETKCLMDRAELEKTLFSKENKQFCDFPQGHQEGKAEKGRASTGGDTELVEQNPCSDQVFSWDSEQYDTCLRSQLFTEDSQGQRVIAHPSRAVLQDVANLTRKPLHTSLNSQVQSQGKSILGISQLNSQTDMLFTQDSQGNRVIKHCF